Below is a genomic region from Verrucomicrobiota bacterium JB022.
TGCGGCTGGTAGTGCGTGCGCATGTAGGCCATGAAGGCTTCCTCGGAGGTCTCGCGCCGGGCCTGGACGATCGGCAGGATGTCCTTCGTCGCCACGTAGCGCAGGCGATCCGTGCCATCGGTGACGGCAGCGTAGATCGTTTGAGCGACTTCTTCCTCCGTACCCCGCCGCTCGTCGCGCATCCGGGCAAAAAGGCCTGCCGTCGCCTCGACGAACGATTCGTAGTCGGCAATGCCCGCGTTCTGCGCGGCTTCCGCCCCGCTGCGCTCGCCAAAGCGCGTGCTGGTGACGCCACCGGGCTCGATCATCTTTACCCGGATGCCCTGCGAGGCCAGCTCATAGGAAATGGCTTCGCTGAAGCCTTCGAGCGCAAACTTGCTGGCGCAATAGAGCGACAGCATTGGCAGCCCGAACACGCCCGCCCCGGAGCCCACGTTGACGACGGTGCCGCTGC
It encodes:
- a CDS encoding SDR family oxidoreductase gives rise to the protein MNQTILITGCSSGLGQTTALHFARQGWNVIATMRRPADAADFSEWPNVMVVRLDVEDAASIEAAIAAGIERFGRIDAVVNNAGFGLFGLFEATLPEKIAEQFAVNVFGAMNVMRAILPHFREHRSGTVVNVGSGAGVFGLPMLSLYCASKFALEGFSEAISYELASQGIRVKMIEPGGVTSTRFGERSGAEAAQNAGIADYESFVEATAGLFARMRDERRGTEEEVAQTIYAAVTDGTDRLRYVATKDILPIVQARRETSEEAFMAYMRTHYQPQC